From a region of the Synechococcus sp. RS9916 genome:
- a CDS encoding DUF2103 domain-containing protein, with amino-acid sequence MGRLVITHSTYVEGLIPWLKSLARDEAIQTITPGVIARVRGRSPGLKLRLSTPMRGGFKLMARRGSTVQEVFVVTSLAAEELEQRIEACKPLATAQKRALKA; translated from the coding sequence TTGGGACGCCTGGTCATTACCCACAGCACCTATGTGGAGGGATTGATCCCATGGCTTAAAAGCCTTGCTAGGGATGAGGCCATTCAGACCATTACCCCGGGTGTGATCGCAAGGGTTAGAGGGCGCTCTCCAGGTCTGAAGCTGCGCCTGTCAACGCCAATGCGCGGAGGGTTCAAGCTAATGGCGCGTCGAGGATCGACCGTGCAGGAGGTTTTTGTGGTGACCAGCCTTGCTGCCGAAGAATTGGAACAACGGATTGAGGCCTGCAAACCGTTGGCTACCGCACAAAAGCGCGCACTCAAAGCTTGA
- a CDS encoding TVP38/TMEM64 family protein, translating into MPALKKGLKIAAILALFVLAVVALQRYGIEPLRTAVEGMGFWAPLGIFLLRGVSIILPALPSSIYSLLAGSLLGFKTGYLTIVLSDLLFCSSAFLIARTWGRGPVSRLVGKRAMERIDGFSKNQLEGNFFLMTGLLMTGLFDFLSYAIGISRTRWRVFAPALLISVLVSDSILVTVGAEAANGVDGSKSAGLPLGLALLAMFGLAVFTGLMKKRSQEATTD; encoded by the coding sequence GTGCCGGCTTTAAAAAAGGGGTTGAAGATCGCTGCGATCCTTGCCCTTTTCGTCCTTGCTGTCGTTGCACTTCAGCGCTACGGCATCGAACCACTGAGAACGGCGGTTGAAGGCATGGGGTTCTGGGCGCCACTGGGAATTTTCCTGTTGCGCGGGGTCAGCATCATCCTTCCGGCCCTACCGAGCTCGATCTACTCCCTGCTCGCGGGCTCCCTGCTCGGCTTTAAAACCGGCTACCTCACCATCGTCTTATCTGATCTGCTGTTCTGCAGCAGTGCTTTCCTGATCGCACGCACCTGGGGCCGCGGACCGGTGAGCCGACTGGTGGGAAAGCGAGCGATGGAGCGCATCGATGGCTTCAGCAAAAATCAGCTGGAAGGGAACTTCTTCCTGATGACCGGGCTATTGATGACCGGACTCTTCGACTTTTTGAGTTACGCCATTGGCATCAGCCGAACCCGTTGGAGGGTGTTTGCTCCGGCTCTGTTGATCAGCGTTTTAGTGAGTGATTCCATCCTCGTAACGGTTGGCGCTGAAGCCGCCAATGGTGTGGATGGGTCCAAAAGCGCAGGCTTACCCCTCGGCCTTGCCCTTCTCGCCATGTTTGGCCTCGCGGTCTTCACGGGGCTCATGAAAAAACGCTCCCAAGAAGCGACAACGGATTAG
- the clpS gene encoding ATP-dependent Clp protease adapter ClpS, with product MTGSSGAQSTLLERSRTTQGYPEARVIVLNDDVNTFQHVVDCLCKIIPGMGTERAWDLAHQVDGQGSAEVWCGPLEQAELYHQQLTGEGLTMAPIERC from the coding sequence ATGACAGGGTCTTCTGGAGCCCAATCCACCCTTTTAGAGCGATCACGCACTACCCAGGGGTACCCGGAAGCGCGGGTGATCGTGTTGAACGACGACGTCAACACCTTCCAACACGTGGTCGACTGTCTCTGCAAAATCATTCCCGGCATGGGGACAGAACGGGCTTGGGACCTTGCCCATCAGGTGGATGGCCAAGGCTCTGCTGAGGTCTGGTGCGGCCCTCTCGAGCAAGCGGAGCTCTACCACCAACAACTCACCGGCGAAGGGCTCACCATGGCCCCGATCGAACGCTGCTAA
- the petN gene encoding cytochrome b6-f complex subunit PetN: MLFTFAWASLAAMFSFSIAMVVWGRNGDGTLNF, from the coding sequence ATGCTGTTCACCTTCGCCTGGGCTTCCCTGGCCGCCATGTTCAGCTTCTCGATCGCCATGGTCGTTTGGGGTCGCAACGGCGACGGCACCCTCAACTTCTGA
- the psb29 gene encoding photosystem II biogenesis protein Psp29 has translation MGEHLTIADSKRAFHSAFPHVIPSLYRRTADELLVELHLLSHQKQFKVDALFAVGLRQVFDAFTRGYRPEAHLDSLFAAICSCNGFDPAALKQLALDSEHAVQGHSFEDVQQWLRNKGEGAPAAITKVLKRADHANFHYSRLMAVGLLTLLAKAQGDDGSDPSELAKLAHELSEPLGLTKERVEKDLGIYTGNLERMAQAVELMEETLAAERRKRERQNEAATDQDSPAAASAS, from the coding sequence TTGGGTGAGCATCTGACCATTGCTGACAGCAAGCGCGCCTTCCACAGCGCTTTCCCCCACGTGATTCCATCGCTGTATCGCCGTACAGCCGATGAGCTTCTGGTGGAGCTGCACCTGCTCAGTCATCAGAAGCAGTTCAAGGTCGACGCTTTGTTTGCAGTGGGGCTGCGTCAGGTGTTCGACGCCTTCACCCGCGGCTACCGACCGGAAGCCCATCTCGATTCCCTATTCGCAGCCATCTGCAGCTGCAACGGTTTTGACCCTGCTGCCCTCAAGCAACTCGCCCTTGACAGTGAACATGCGGTGCAGGGCCACTCCTTCGAGGATGTGCAGCAATGGTTGCGCAACAAAGGCGAAGGCGCTCCAGCAGCGATCACCAAGGTGCTCAAGCGGGCGGATCATGCCAATTTCCATTACTCACGTTTGATGGCCGTTGGCCTGCTGACGCTGCTGGCCAAAGCCCAAGGTGACGATGGCTCGGATCCCTCGGAACTCGCCAAGCTGGCCCATGAACTGAGTGAGCCGCTTGGCCTGACCAAAGAGCGGGTCGAAAAAGACCTTGGTATCTACACAGGCAATCTTGAACGCATGGCTCAGGCCGTTGAGCTGATGGAAGAAACCCTTGCCGCAGAGCGCCGCAAGCGTGAGCGCCAGAACGAAGCAGCGACTGATCAGGATTCCCCCGCAGCTGCAAGCGCCAGCTGA
- the clpP gene encoding ATP-dependent Clp endopeptidase proteolytic subunit ClpP: MIPIVIEESGRGERAFDIYSRLLRERIVFLGEPVTSESANRIVAQLLFLEAEDPEKDIYLYINSPGGSVYDGLGIFDTMQHIKPDVHTVCVGLAASMGAFLLCAGAKGKRSSLRHSRIMIHQPLGGASGQASDIRIQADEILFLKDKLNRELAERSGQPLEKMQVDTDRDFFMSPDEAVTYGLIDTVIDRRPVHSV, encoded by the coding sequence ATGATCCCGATCGTGATCGAAGAATCAGGCCGGGGTGAAAGGGCCTTTGATATTTATTCCCGCCTGCTGCGCGAGCGGATCGTGTTCCTGGGGGAGCCCGTCACCAGCGAATCTGCGAACAGGATCGTGGCTCAGCTGTTGTTTCTCGAGGCAGAGGATCCTGAAAAGGATATCTACCTCTACATCAACTCCCCAGGTGGCTCGGTGTACGACGGTCTTGGCATCTTCGACACCATGCAGCACATCAAGCCAGATGTGCACACAGTTTGCGTCGGACTTGCCGCCAGCATGGGTGCCTTTCTGCTTTGTGCCGGCGCGAAAGGCAAGCGCAGCAGCCTTCGACATTCACGCATCATGATCCACCAGCCTCTTGGTGGGGCCAGCGGTCAGGCCAGCGATATTCGTATCCAAGCCGATGAAATCCTCTTCTTGAAGGACAAACTCAACCGTGAGCTGGCTGAACGCAGTGGCCAGCCCCTTGAGAAGATGCAGGTGGATACCGATCGCGATTTCTTTATGTCACCCGATGAGGCGGTGACCTACGGACTGATTGACACGGTGATCGATCGCAGACCTGTTCATTCCGTTTAA
- the ftsH gene encoding ATP-dependent zinc metalloprotease FtsH, which yields MNQRWRQIALWVLPIGVALLLGWQLIGNGGLQSLNPSGPTVAPKNAAVGRMSYGRFLDYVEAGRITAVDIYDGGRNAVVEAVDPEIDNRVQRLRVDLPGLAPELINTLKQEGISFDIHPPRSAPPALGLLGNLLFPLLLIGSLIFLARRGSGMPGGPGQAMQFGKTKARFAMEADTGVKFDDVAGVSEAKQDLQEVVTFLKQPERFTSVGAKIPKGVLLVGPPGTGKTLLAKAIAGEAGVPFFSLSGSEFVEMFVGVGASRVRDLFKRAKENSPCLIFIDEIDAVGRQRGAGIGGGNDEREQTLNQLLTEMDGFEGNSGIIILAATNRPDVLDSALMRPGRFDRQVTVDAPDIKGRLSILEVHARNKKLDQDLTLESIARRTPGFTGADLANLLNEAAILTARRRKETIGLSEIDDAVDRIIAGMEGQPLTDGRSKRLIAYHEVGHALVGTLVKAHDPVQKVTLIPRGQAQGLTWFSPDEEQMLVSRAQLKARIMGALGGRAAEDVVFGYEEVTTGAGGDIQQVASMARQMVTRFGMSDLGPVALEGGSQEVFLGRDLMQRSDVSDSIAKQIDEQVREMVKRCYTETVELVAQHREAMDHLVERLIEIETMDGDEFRALVSEFATIPDKERTVPVLNS from the coding sequence ATGAATCAACGCTGGCGACAAATCGCGCTCTGGGTCCTACCCATCGGCGTCGCGTTGCTTCTGGGTTGGCAATTGATCGGCAATGGAGGGCTTCAGAGCCTTAATCCGAGTGGTCCAACCGTCGCTCCTAAGAATGCTGCCGTCGGCCGCATGAGCTATGGCCGTTTCCTGGATTACGTGGAAGCAGGCCGGATTACAGCTGTGGACATCTATGACGGCGGTCGCAATGCCGTTGTGGAAGCTGTTGATCCCGAGATTGACAACCGTGTTCAGCGCCTTCGCGTTGATCTGCCTGGATTGGCTCCCGAGTTAATCAACACCCTCAAGCAAGAGGGCATCAGCTTTGATATTCACCCCCCGCGTAGCGCACCACCTGCGTTGGGTCTGCTCGGGAATCTGCTCTTCCCGCTGCTGCTGATCGGTTCACTGATTTTCCTGGCTCGTCGCGGAAGCGGCATGCCTGGTGGCCCTGGCCAAGCGATGCAGTTCGGCAAAACCAAAGCCCGTTTTGCGATGGAAGCTGACACCGGAGTCAAATTCGATGATGTGGCTGGCGTTTCAGAAGCGAAGCAAGATCTGCAGGAAGTGGTTACCTTCCTGAAGCAGCCAGAGCGTTTCACCTCTGTGGGAGCGAAGATCCCCAAAGGTGTGTTGTTGGTTGGCCCTCCCGGAACGGGCAAAACGCTTCTTGCCAAGGCCATCGCTGGTGAAGCAGGTGTTCCCTTCTTCTCCCTCTCCGGTTCGGAATTTGTGGAGATGTTTGTTGGTGTTGGTGCCAGCAGGGTGCGCGATTTGTTCAAACGCGCCAAAGAAAACAGCCCTTGTCTGATCTTCATCGATGAGATCGACGCAGTGGGTCGTCAGCGCGGTGCCGGTATTGGCGGCGGCAACGATGAGCGTGAGCAGACTCTGAACCAGCTGCTCACCGAGATGGACGGCTTTGAGGGGAACAGCGGCATCATTATTTTGGCTGCCACCAACCGTCCTGACGTTCTCGACTCGGCTCTGATGCGCCCTGGTCGATTCGATCGTCAGGTGACTGTTGATGCTCCAGATATCAAAGGTCGCCTCTCCATCCTCGAGGTGCATGCACGCAACAAAAAGCTTGACCAGGACCTGACCCTGGAGAGCATTGCGCGCCGAACCCCTGGATTCACCGGTGCAGACCTGGCCAACCTTCTCAATGAGGCTGCAATTCTCACGGCTCGGCGCCGAAAGGAAACGATCGGGTTGAGTGAGATCGATGATGCTGTCGATCGGATCATCGCTGGCATGGAGGGTCAGCCACTGACAGATGGCCGAAGCAAGCGCCTGATCGCTTATCACGAAGTTGGTCATGCCCTGGTGGGAACTCTTGTCAAAGCGCACGATCCCGTCCAGAAAGTGACCTTGATTCCTCGCGGTCAGGCCCAGGGTCTGACCTGGTTCTCACCCGATGAGGAGCAAATGCTGGTCTCCAGAGCCCAGCTCAAGGCCCGAATCATGGGTGCTCTGGGTGGACGTGCAGCTGAAGACGTGGTGTTTGGTTATGAGGAAGTCACCACTGGTGCCGGTGGTGACATCCAGCAGGTGGCCTCAATGGCCCGTCAGATGGTGACCCGATTCGGCATGTCTGATCTTGGACCTGTGGCGCTTGAAGGTGGTAGTCAGGAAGTCTTCCTGGGCCGTGATTTGATGCAGCGCAGTGATGTGTCTGACTCAATCGCCAAACAGATTGATGAACAGGTGCGGGAAATGGTGAAACGCTGCTACACGGAAACCGTTGAGCTTGTTGCGCAACACCGTGAAGCCATGGACCACCTAGTGGAACGTTTGATCGAAATTGAAACCATGGATGGCGATGAATTCAGAGCCCTGGTTTCTGAGTTCGCCACGATTCCCGATAAGGAACGTACCGTCCCTGTGCTCAATTCCTGA
- a CDS encoding ABC transporter permease, producing the protein MASKLPLTETVGMALNTLRANRLRSLLTMLGIVIGNASVITLVGVGRGAQNLAEDQLSNLGANVLFVVPGNNDTRRRGVAFPKTLVLEDAEAIAEQVPSVKRVAPQISTSAVVQAGSRSSSSSVNGVTPAFLPVRSFEVARGRFISEQDERAARSVVVIGPDLRDKLFPTGQAIGQNLRIKDQSFNVIGVMAPKGAVFGNNQDENAYIPLSTMVSRLTGRDATYGVSLSFISVEAKNEASTGPAKFQITNLLRQRHRILRDDDFAVRSQKDALTIVGTITGGLTLMLAAIGGVSLLVGGIGIMNIMLVSVSERTEEIGLRKALGARSSDVLSQFLVESLVLATLGGIVGTAAGLGTVAAVAALTPLPATIGGGVVLITVTLSGSIGLFFGVVPARRAAQLDPIVALRSL; encoded by the coding sequence ATGGCCAGCAAGTTGCCGCTCACTGAAACCGTGGGCATGGCTCTCAACACCCTGAGGGCCAATCGATTGCGCAGCTTGTTGACGATGCTGGGCATCGTGATCGGCAACGCATCGGTCATCACCCTTGTGGGTGTTGGTCGCGGTGCCCAAAACCTGGCAGAGGATCAACTCAGCAACCTCGGAGCCAACGTTCTGTTTGTTGTTCCGGGCAATAACGACACCCGTCGACGCGGTGTTGCCTTCCCCAAGACGTTGGTGCTGGAAGATGCCGAAGCCATTGCAGAGCAGGTGCCCAGCGTTAAGCGGGTCGCTCCACAGATCAGCACCAGTGCGGTCGTCCAGGCTGGATCCCGCAGCTCCAGCAGTTCTGTCAACGGGGTCACACCAGCGTTTCTTCCCGTTCGCAGCTTTGAAGTGGCCCGGGGCCGATTCATCAGTGAGCAAGACGAACGGGCCGCGCGCTCCGTGGTGGTGATCGGACCCGACCTACGCGACAAGCTGTTCCCAACAGGGCAGGCGATTGGTCAAAACCTGCGCATCAAGGACCAAAGCTTCAACGTGATTGGGGTGATGGCACCCAAGGGTGCGGTGTTCGGCAACAACCAAGACGAAAACGCTTACATCCCGCTCTCCACCATGGTGAGTCGCTTGACAGGCCGAGATGCCACCTACGGCGTCAGCCTGAGCTTCATCAGCGTTGAAGCAAAGAACGAGGCCAGTACTGGGCCCGCCAAATTTCAGATCACCAATTTGCTGCGTCAACGGCATCGCATCCTTCGTGATGACGACTTCGCTGTGCGTTCCCAGAAAGATGCACTCACCATTGTTGGCACCATCACCGGTGGTTTGACCCTGATGCTTGCGGCCATCGGGGGGGTCTCTCTGCTGGTTGGTGGTATTGGGATCATGAACATCATGTTGGTGTCGGTCAGCGAGCGAACCGAAGAAATCGGTCTGCGCAAAGCTCTCGGCGCCCGCAGCTCAGACGTGCTCAGCCAATTTCTGGTGGAGTCCCTCGTGCTGGCAACACTGGGCGGGATTGTCGGCACTGCAGCTGGGCTCGGCACGGTGGCAGCGGTAGCGGCCCTCACCCCCTTGCCGGCCACCATCGGGGGAGGCGTCGTGTTGATCACGGTGACGCTCTCGGGATCCATCGGCCTCTTCTTTGGTGTGGTGCCTGCCCGGAGGGCGGCCCAACTGGATCCGATCGTGGCTTTACGAAGCCTTTAA
- the pyk gene encoding pyruvate kinase, translating to MAQIDLSRRTKIVATIGPATESPERLRQLIEAGATTFRLNFSHGDHSEHAARIATIRRVSAEMGVHIGILQDLQGPKIRLGRFADGPITLANGDPFTLTSRPVSCNQEIATVTYDKLADEVTAGSRILLDDGRVEMKVERVDKAEQNLHCTVTVGGVLSNNKGVNFPDVQLSVRALTEKDKTDLAFGLGQGVDWVALSFVRNPSDMEEIRGLIRQHGHTTPVVAKIEKFEAIDQIDAILPLCDGVMVARGDLGVEMPAEEVPLLQKELIQKANSLGIPIITATQMLDSMASSPRPTRAEVSDVANAILDGTDAVMLSNETAVGDFPVEAVETMATIARRIEKDYPQRRIDSHLPCTIPNAISSAVSTIASQLNAAAILPLTKTGATAHNVSKFRPAAPILAITSEPWVACKLQLVWGVTPLVTEPQERTSSTFATATNICRERGWLKQGDLVVQTAGTQPEVSGSTDLVKVGIVGSDGLLDSTHHNATI from the coding sequence ATGGCGCAAATCGATCTTTCCCGTCGTACCAAGATCGTGGCCACCATCGGCCCAGCAACCGAAAGCCCTGAACGGCTCAGGCAGTTGATCGAAGCTGGTGCCACCACCTTCCGCCTGAATTTTTCCCACGGCGATCACAGCGAGCATGCAGCCCGCATCGCCACCATCCGCCGAGTCTCGGCTGAGATGGGAGTTCACATCGGCATCCTTCAGGATCTTCAGGGGCCAAAAATCCGTCTCGGCCGCTTCGCCGATGGGCCGATCACCCTCGCCAACGGTGATCCCTTCACGCTCACATCCCGTCCCGTCAGCTGCAATCAGGAGATCGCCACGGTCACCTACGACAAGCTGGCTGACGAAGTCACTGCTGGCAGCCGCATCCTTCTCGATGACGGCCGGGTCGAGATGAAGGTCGAGCGGGTCGACAAGGCAGAACAGAACCTCCACTGCACGGTCACCGTCGGCGGAGTCCTCTCCAACAACAAGGGCGTCAACTTCCCGGACGTACAACTATCTGTTCGCGCCCTCACTGAGAAGGACAAAACAGACCTGGCCTTCGGTCTTGGTCAAGGGGTGGACTGGGTGGCCCTGAGCTTTGTGCGTAATCCTTCCGACATGGAGGAGATTCGAGGTCTGATCCGCCAGCACGGCCACACCACTCCGGTGGTGGCCAAGATCGAGAAATTCGAAGCCATTGATCAGATCGATGCCATTCTCCCGCTCTGTGATGGCGTGATGGTGGCCAGGGGCGATCTGGGCGTTGAGATGCCCGCCGAGGAGGTCCCCCTTCTCCAGAAAGAGTTGATCCAGAAGGCCAACAGCCTTGGCATTCCGATCATCACGGCCACTCAGATGCTCGATTCGATGGCTTCAAGCCCACGACCCACGCGAGCCGAAGTCAGCGACGTGGCCAACGCCATCCTTGATGGCACGGACGCTGTGATGTTGTCCAACGAGACAGCCGTGGGTGATTTCCCTGTGGAGGCCGTGGAAACCATGGCCACCATCGCGCGCCGCATTGAGAAGGATTACCCCCAGCGCCGCATCGACAGCCATCTGCCATGCACCATCCCCAACGCCATCAGCAGCGCAGTGAGCACGATTGCAAGCCAGCTGAATGCGGCTGCGATCTTGCCACTCACCAAAACTGGTGCCACAGCTCATAACGTGAGCAAGTTCCGTCCAGCTGCTCCGATTCTTGCGATCACCAGCGAACCATGGGTGGCATGCAAACTCCAATTGGTCTGGGGAGTCACTCCATTGGTGACCGAACCACAGGAGCGCACCTCATCCACATTCGCGACAGCAACCAACATCTGTCGTGAGCGGGGCTGGTTGAAGCAAGGCGATCTGGTGGTCCAAACAGCAGGCACCCAGCCTGAAGTCTCTGGCTCCACCGATCTGGTCAAAGTGGGAATCGTTGGTAGCGACGGACTGCTCGACAGCACTCACCACAACGCCACCATCTAA
- a CDS encoding nucleoside triphosphate pyrophosphohydrolase family protein, which yields MDLNSYQHGARATARYPDVGSNPIYPTLGLTGEAGEVADKVKKVLRDQGGVFDPEVRASLKLELGDVLWYVAQLSSELGLTLEEVAAANLEKLASRAARGRISGSGDKR from the coding sequence ATGGATCTCAACAGCTATCAACACGGGGCCCGCGCCACGGCCCGTTACCCGGATGTCGGTTCAAATCCGATTTACCCGACCCTCGGGCTGACCGGAGAGGCTGGAGAGGTGGCAGACAAGGTCAAAAAAGTGTTGCGCGACCAGGGGGGTGTCTTTGACCCTGAGGTGCGCGCGTCTCTCAAACTCGAACTTGGTGACGTTCTTTGGTATGTCGCCCAACTTTCGAGTGAGCTGGGCCTGACGTTGGAGGAAGTGGCGGCTGCCAACCTCGAGAAGCTGGCCAGCCGAGCAGCGCGAGGACGGATCAGTGGCAGTGGTGATAAGCGCTGA
- a CDS encoding YggT family protein, with product MSTEVVGYIVNLLGVISSALEIYFYVLLIRVLLSWFPNLDQGNPVVSTLMSITDPYLNAFRGIIPPLGGLDLSALLAFIALNVLQWALGNAQMALLNPAIYG from the coding sequence ATGTCGACTGAAGTGGTCGGTTACATCGTCAATCTCCTCGGCGTGATCTCAAGCGCCCTGGAGATCTATTTCTACGTCCTGCTGATTCGGGTGCTTTTGAGCTGGTTCCCCAACCTGGATCAAGGCAATCCCGTGGTCAGCACACTGATGTCGATCACTGATCCCTACTTGAATGCCTTCCGCGGAATCATCCCCCCCCTTGGCGGCCTTGATTTATCTGCCCTTCTCGCCTTCATTGCCCTGAACGTTCTGCAGTGGGCCCTTGGCAATGCCCAGATGGCCCTTCTCAACCCAGCGATTTACGGCTGA
- the scpB gene encoding SMC-Scp complex subunit ScpB, protein MAEPNAISLPARLEAILYLKGTPVSLKELARLAETSEQKVEQAMLALEAGYAQRDTALEIVAGNGNYSLQLRAGLGELVRDLLPVNLSTAALRTLATIALKKRILQSELVELRGSGAYDHIKELMTQNFIERKRQSEGRSYWLSLTEKFHRTFSVLPTNGPEGTEPGADSTTDSVSNDAAFEAA, encoded by the coding sequence ATGGCAGAACCCAATGCGATCTCACTTCCAGCAAGGCTTGAAGCGATCCTGTATCTCAAGGGGACCCCGGTCAGCTTGAAAGAGCTGGCCAGATTGGCCGAGACCAGCGAGCAGAAGGTTGAACAGGCCATGCTGGCTTTGGAAGCTGGCTACGCCCAACGGGATACAGCCCTGGAAATTGTTGCCGGCAATGGCAACTACAGCCTCCAGCTGCGTGCCGGTCTCGGCGAACTGGTGCGGGACCTGCTGCCTGTCAATCTTTCAACCGCTGCATTGCGCACGCTGGCAACCATCGCCCTGAAAAAGCGCATCCTCCAATCAGAGCTCGTGGAGCTCAGGGGATCCGGGGCCTATGACCACATCAAAGAGCTGATGACCCAGAACTTCATCGAGCGGAAACGGCAAAGCGAAGGTCGCTCGTATTGGCTCAGCCTGACCGAGAAATTCCATCGCACCTTCTCTGTGCTGCCCACCAATGGTCCCGAGGGAACGGAGCCAGGGGCCGACAGCACGACTGACTCAGTGTCCAACGACGCAGCCTTCGAAGCTGCATAG
- the ilvA gene encoding threonine ammonia-lyase, biosynthetic: protein MDHYLPRILRARVYDVARETPLEPAVSLSRRLDNSVWFKREDLQPVFSFKLRGAYNRMAQLSTEELERGVIASSAGNHAQGVALSAQQLQCRAVIVMPITTPDVKVQAVRGRGAEVVLHGETYDEAYAEAMRRSESDGLCFIHPFDDPEVIAGQGTIGMEILRQIPQPPDAIYVAVGGGGLIGGIAAYVKSLWPDVQVIGVEPHDAAAMTLSLEAGERIRLPQVGLFADGVAVRQVGENTFALAQRYVDAMVTVGTDEICAAIKDVFEDTRSILEPAGALAIAGLKADVARRNLRNKTLVAVACGANMNFDRLRFVAERAELGEEREAMLAVQIPEQAGSLRKLCECLDRRSLTEFSYRMSDGPQAQIFMGVQVQDHDDRRQLIGHLHDNGFSCQDLSDDELAKVHLRHMVGGRLPASAQCQQDNDCLELLYRFEFPERPGALMTFVTALRPEWTISIFHYRNHGADVGRIVVGVLVKNADLENWNTFLRDVGYPSWEETGNPAYRLFLGQSNPG, encoded by the coding sequence ATGGATCACTACCTGCCTCGGATTCTGCGCGCACGGGTCTACGACGTCGCTCGGGAGACACCGCTCGAGCCAGCGGTCAGTCTCAGCAGGAGGCTGGACAACAGCGTTTGGTTCAAGCGCGAAGACCTCCAGCCGGTCTTCTCCTTCAAATTGCGCGGTGCTTACAACCGCATGGCACAGCTCAGCACTGAGGAGCTGGAACGAGGCGTGATCGCATCGAGCGCCGGCAATCATGCCCAGGGTGTTGCCCTCAGCGCCCAGCAGCTCCAATGCCGCGCTGTGATCGTGATGCCGATCACCACCCCAGATGTGAAGGTCCAGGCCGTGCGTGGCCGCGGAGCTGAAGTGGTGCTGCATGGAGAGACCTACGACGAGGCCTACGCCGAGGCCATGCGGCGCAGTGAAAGCGATGGCCTGTGCTTCATCCATCCCTTTGACGACCCTGAGGTGATCGCCGGTCAGGGGACGATCGGGATGGAAATCCTCCGTCAGATTCCACAGCCCCCTGACGCGATCTATGTGGCCGTCGGCGGCGGTGGATTGATCGGCGGAATTGCCGCTTATGTGAAAAGCCTGTGGCCCGATGTGCAGGTGATCGGCGTCGAACCGCATGACGCGGCTGCCATGACCTTGTCGCTGGAAGCCGGCGAACGAATCCGCCTGCCCCAAGTCGGTTTATTTGCCGATGGGGTGGCCGTGCGCCAAGTGGGAGAGAACACCTTTGCCCTGGCGCAGCGCTACGTGGATGCAATGGTCACGGTGGGCACCGATGAGATCTGTGCAGCGATTAAGGACGTCTTTGAGGACACACGCTCGATCCTTGAGCCGGCAGGCGCCCTCGCAATCGCCGGGCTGAAGGCGGATGTGGCGCGCAGGAATCTCCGCAACAAGACCCTGGTTGCTGTGGCCTGCGGGGCCAACATGAATTTCGATCGTCTGCGCTTCGTGGCAGAACGGGCGGAGCTGGGTGAAGAACGGGAAGCGATGCTCGCCGTTCAAATCCCAGAACAGGCGGGAAGTCTGCGCAAATTGTGTGAATGCCTCGACCGGCGGAGCCTGACGGAATTCAGCTACCGGATGAGTGACGGGCCCCAGGCACAGATTTTCATGGGCGTTCAGGTGCAGGACCACGACGACCGGCGGCAGCTGATTGGGCACCTACATGACAACGGTTTTTCCTGCCAGGACCTCAGTGACGATGAACTCGCCAAGGTTCACCTCCGGCACATGGTCGGAGGACGACTGCCGGCTTCCGCTCAGTGCCAGCAGGACAACGACTGCCTCGAGCTGCTCTACCGCTTCGAGTTTCCGGAACGGCCTGGAGCCTTGATGACCTTTGTCACAGCTCTCAGGCCTGAATGGACCATCAGCATCTTCCACTACCGCAACCATGGAGCCGATGTCGGTCGAATTGTGGTGGGCGTTTTGGTCAAAAACGCAGACCTTGAGAACTGGAACACTTTCCTGCGCGATGTGGGCTATCCCAGTTGGGAGGAAACCGGGAATCCCGCCTATCGCCTTTTTTTGGGTCAATCCAACCCTGGCTGA